One Echeneis naucrates chromosome 16, fEcheNa1.1, whole genome shotgun sequence DNA window includes the following coding sequences:
- the irak4 gene encoding interleukin-1 receptor-associated kinase 4 isoform X5 yields MNNPVTSATYIRSLSYSLRRRLSDFLDPQGRWRDVIMSIRNPGGEPRYSQHHVRRFEGLLAQGCSPTVELLNDWGTTNSTVGELVDILRQHKLLAAASVLFPVEEVLSVTEAQPVHPVIESELPTRLLTDRKTDTTAVTSTLQGPQARQEPQKPGGSGFSSFMYSDLMEITGNFDDRPMSDGGSRLGEGGFGTVYKGLLNDKPVAVKKLNPMDDVSPDELHVQFYQEIQTLKVLKHENLVDMVGFSCDGQHPCLVYAFMANGSLLDRLACMENSPPLSWRQRCLIADGAARGLEYLHSNHHVHRDVKSANILLNEQFVAKISDFGLTRASAKRTSTTMMTERIVGTRAYMAPEALRGEITPKSDVFSFGVVLLEILSGLPPASENQEPQFLMEFIYDIDDEDEELTLKDFMDKKMSDWELNQVETTYSLAHNCLNDRKNKRPVIKQVLSELKGVVKSLSVDYQL; encoded by the exons ATGAACAATCCAGTAACTTCCGCTACCTACATTCGCAGCCTCAGCTATAGTTTACGTCGCAGGCTGTCCGACTTTTTGGACCCTCAGGGCAGGTGGAGAGATGTAATCATGTCGATACGCAATCCCGGCGGGGAGCCGAGGTACTCTCAGCATCACGTGAG GAGATTTGAGGGCCTGCTTGCTCAGGGATGTAGTCCCACAGTGGAGCTGCTGAATGACTGGGGGACCACCAACAGTACAGTGGGGGAACTTGTGGACATTTTGAGGCAACACAAGCTCCTGGCTGCTGCTAGTGTTCTGTTCCCTG TGGAAGAGGTCCTCTCAGTGACGGAGGCACAGCCAGTCCATCCGGTTATAGAAAGTGAGCTTCCAACCAGGttactgacagacagaaagacagatacAACGGCTGTCACCTCCACTCTGCAGGGGCCACAGGCTCGACAGGAACCGCAGAAGCC TGGTGGCAGCGGGTTCTCCAGTTTCATGTACAGTGACCTGATGGAGATTACTGGCAATTTTGATGATCGTCCCATGTCAGATGGCGGCAGCAGATTAGGGGAAGGAGGCTTTGGCACTGTGTACAAAGGACTCCTGAATGACAAACCTGTTGCGGTTAAAAAACTCAATCCA ATGGATGACGTTTCACCAGATGAGCTACATGTTCAGTTCTATCAAGAAATCCAGACTCTGAAAGT GTTGAAACATGAAAACTTGGTCGACATGGTCGGATTTTCCTGTGATGGACAGCACCCATGTTTGGTGTATGCCTTCATGGCCAATGGATCTCTGCTGGACCGACTGGCATGCATG gAGAACAGTCCTCCACTGTCCTGGCGACAGAGATGTTTAATAGCTGATGGGGCAGCACGGGGGTTGGAGTACCTGCACAGTAACCATCATGTACACAGAGATGTTAAAAG TGCTAATATCCTGTTGAATGAACAATTTGTGGCGAAGATTTCTGACTTTGGGCTGACAAGAGCATCAGCCAAACGAACATCGACGACCATGATGACAGAGAGGATTGTGGGAACCCGTGCCTACATGGCACCAGAGGCCCTCAGGGGAGAGATCACGCCAAAATCTGATGTCTTCAGCTTTGGAGTG GTGTTGCTAGAAATATTGTCTGGACTCCCCCCAGCCAGTGAAAACCAGGAGCCACAGTTCTTG aTGGAGTTTATATATGACATTGATGATGAAGACGAGGAGCTCACTCTGAAGGACTTCATGGACAAAAAGATGAGCGACTGGGAGCTGAACCAGGTGGAGACGACCTACTCCTTGGCACATAACTGCCtcaatgacaggaaaaacaaacggCCGGTCATCAAACAG GTCCTGTCTGAACTTAAAGGGGTTGTCAAAAGCCTATCAGTGGATTATCAGCTGTAA
- the irak4 gene encoding interleukin-1 receptor-associated kinase 4 isoform X6 — MNNPVTSATYIRSLSYSLRRRLSDFLDPQGRWRDVIMSIRNPGGEPRYSQHHVRRFEGLLAQGCSPTVELLNDWGTTNSTVGELVDILRQHKLLAAASVLFPVEEVLSVTEAQPVHPVIESELPTRLLTDRKTDTTAVTSTLQGPQARQEPQKPEGGFSSFMYSDLMEITGNFDDRPMSDGGSRLGEGGFGTVYKGLLNDKPVAVKKLNPMDDVSPDELHVQFYQEIQTLKVLKHENLVDMVGFSCDGQHPCLVYAFMANGSLLDRLACMENSPPLSWRQRCLIADGAARGLEYLHSNHHVHRDVKSANILLNEQFVAKISDFGLTRASAKRTSTTMMTERIVGTRAYMAPEALRGEITPKSDVFSFGVVLLEILSGLPPASENQEPQFLMEFIYDIDDEDEELTLKDFMDKKMSDWELNQVETTYSLAHNCLNDRKNKRPVIKQVLSELKGVVKSLSVDYQL; from the exons ATGAACAATCCAGTAACTTCCGCTACCTACATTCGCAGCCTCAGCTATAGTTTACGTCGCAGGCTGTCCGACTTTTTGGACCCTCAGGGCAGGTGGAGAGATGTAATCATGTCGATACGCAATCCCGGCGGGGAGCCGAGGTACTCTCAGCATCACGTGAG GAGATTTGAGGGCCTGCTTGCTCAGGGATGTAGTCCCACAGTGGAGCTGCTGAATGACTGGGGGACCACCAACAGTACAGTGGGGGAACTTGTGGACATTTTGAGGCAACACAAGCTCCTGGCTGCTGCTAGTGTTCTGTTCCCTG TGGAAGAGGTCCTCTCAGTGACGGAGGCACAGCCAGTCCATCCGGTTATAGAAAGTGAGCTTCCAACCAGGttactgacagacagaaagacagatacAACGGCTGTCACCTCCACTCTGCAGGGGCCACAGGCTCGACAGGAACCGCAGAAGCCAGAGGG CGGGTTCTCCAGTTTCATGTACAGTGACCTGATGGAGATTACTGGCAATTTTGATGATCGTCCCATGTCAGATGGCGGCAGCAGATTAGGGGAAGGAGGCTTTGGCACTGTGTACAAAGGACTCCTGAATGACAAACCTGTTGCGGTTAAAAAACTCAATCCA ATGGATGACGTTTCACCAGATGAGCTACATGTTCAGTTCTATCAAGAAATCCAGACTCTGAAAGT GTTGAAACATGAAAACTTGGTCGACATGGTCGGATTTTCCTGTGATGGACAGCACCCATGTTTGGTGTATGCCTTCATGGCCAATGGATCTCTGCTGGACCGACTGGCATGCATG gAGAACAGTCCTCCACTGTCCTGGCGACAGAGATGTTTAATAGCTGATGGGGCAGCACGGGGGTTGGAGTACCTGCACAGTAACCATCATGTACACAGAGATGTTAAAAG TGCTAATATCCTGTTGAATGAACAATTTGTGGCGAAGATTTCTGACTTTGGGCTGACAAGAGCATCAGCCAAACGAACATCGACGACCATGATGACAGAGAGGATTGTGGGAACCCGTGCCTACATGGCACCAGAGGCCCTCAGGGGAGAGATCACGCCAAAATCTGATGTCTTCAGCTTTGGAGTG GTGTTGCTAGAAATATTGTCTGGACTCCCCCCAGCCAGTGAAAACCAGGAGCCACAGTTCTTG aTGGAGTTTATATATGACATTGATGATGAAGACGAGGAGCTCACTCTGAAGGACTTCATGGACAAAAAGATGAGCGACTGGGAGCTGAACCAGGTGGAGACGACCTACTCCTTGGCACATAACTGCCtcaatgacaggaaaaacaaacggCCGGTCATCAAACAG GTCCTGTCTGAACTTAAAGGGGTTGTCAAAAGCCTATCAGTGGATTATCAGCTGTAA
- the irak4 gene encoding interleukin-1 receptor-associated kinase 4 isoform X2 — translation MNNPVTSATYIRSLSYSLRRRLSDFLDPQGRWRDVIMSIRNPGGEPRYSQHHVRGDIERYKRPSICLSFYLSIHPSILAPFHPYFRRFEGLLAQGCSPTVELLNDWGTTNSTVGELVDILRQHKLLAAASVLFPVEEVLSVTEAQPVHPVIESELPTRLLTDRKTDTTAVTSTLQGPQARQEPQKPEGPQTLQEPLMLQEGPVAKESSHQTGGGSGFSSFMYSDLMEITGNFDDRPMSDGGSRLGEGGFGTVYKGLLNDKPVAVKKLNPMDDVSPDELHVQFYQEIQTLKVLKHENLVDMVGFSCDGQHPCLVYAFMANGSLLDRLACMENSPPLSWRQRCLIADGAARGLEYLHSNHHVHRDVKSANILLNEQFVAKISDFGLTRASAKRTSTTMMTERIVGTRAYMAPEALRGEITPKSDVFSFGVVLLEILSGLPPASENQEPQFLMEFIYDIDDEDEELTLKDFMDKKMSDWELNQVETTYSLAHNCLNDRKNKRPVIKQVLSELKGVVKSLSVDYQL, via the exons ATGAACAATCCAGTAACTTCCGCTACCTACATTCGCAGCCTCAGCTATAGTTTACGTCGCAGGCTGTCCGACTTTTTGGACCCTCAGGGCAGGTGGAGAGATGTAATCATGTCGATACGCAATCCCGGCGGGGAGCCGAGGTACTCTCAGCATCACGTGAG agGAGACATAGAAAGATATAAAAGaccatctatctgtctatctttctatctctccatccatccatccatccttgcACCCTTCCATCCTTACTTCAGGAGATTTGAGGGCCTGCTTGCTCAGGGATGTAGTCCCACAGTGGAGCTGCTGAATGACTGGGGGACCACCAACAGTACAGTGGGGGAACTTGTGGACATTTTGAGGCAACACAAGCTCCTGGCTGCTGCTAGTGTTCTGTTCCCTG TGGAAGAGGTCCTCTCAGTGACGGAGGCACAGCCAGTCCATCCGGTTATAGAAAGTGAGCTTCCAACCAGGttactgacagacagaaagacagatacAACGGCTGTCACCTCCACTCTGCAGGGGCCACAGGCTCGACAGGAACCGCAGAAGCCAGAGGGGCCACAGACTCTACAGGAACCACTGATGCTACAGGAAGGACCAGTTGCAAAGGAGAGCAGTCACCAAACAG GTGGTGGCAGCGGGTTCTCCAGTTTCATGTACAGTGACCTGATGGAGATTACTGGCAATTTTGATGATCGTCCCATGTCAGATGGCGGCAGCAGATTAGGGGAAGGAGGCTTTGGCACTGTGTACAAAGGACTCCTGAATGACAAACCTGTTGCGGTTAAAAAACTCAATCCA ATGGATGACGTTTCACCAGATGAGCTACATGTTCAGTTCTATCAAGAAATCCAGACTCTGAAAGT GTTGAAACATGAAAACTTGGTCGACATGGTCGGATTTTCCTGTGATGGACAGCACCCATGTTTGGTGTATGCCTTCATGGCCAATGGATCTCTGCTGGACCGACTGGCATGCATG gAGAACAGTCCTCCACTGTCCTGGCGACAGAGATGTTTAATAGCTGATGGGGCAGCACGGGGGTTGGAGTACCTGCACAGTAACCATCATGTACACAGAGATGTTAAAAG TGCTAATATCCTGTTGAATGAACAATTTGTGGCGAAGATTTCTGACTTTGGGCTGACAAGAGCATCAGCCAAACGAACATCGACGACCATGATGACAGAGAGGATTGTGGGAACCCGTGCCTACATGGCACCAGAGGCCCTCAGGGGAGAGATCACGCCAAAATCTGATGTCTTCAGCTTTGGAGTG GTGTTGCTAGAAATATTGTCTGGACTCCCCCCAGCCAGTGAAAACCAGGAGCCACAGTTCTTG aTGGAGTTTATATATGACATTGATGATGAAGACGAGGAGCTCACTCTGAAGGACTTCATGGACAAAAAGATGAGCGACTGGGAGCTGAACCAGGTGGAGACGACCTACTCCTTGGCACATAACTGCCtcaatgacaggaaaaacaaacggCCGGTCATCAAACAG GTCCTGTCTGAACTTAAAGGGGTTGTCAAAAGCCTATCAGTGGATTATCAGCTGTAA
- the irak4 gene encoding interleukin-1 receptor-associated kinase 4 isoform X4, protein MNNPVTSATYIRSLSYSLRRRLSDFLDPQGRWRDVIMSIRNPGGEPRYSQHHVRRFEGLLAQGCSPTVELLNDWGTTNSTVGELVDILRQHKLLAAASVLFPVEEVLSVTEAQPVHPVIESELPTRLLTDRKTDTTAVTSTLQGPQARQEPQKPEGPQTLQEPLMLQEGPVAKESSHQTAGGGSGFSSFMYSDLMEITGNFDDRPMSDGGSRLGEGGFGTVYKGLLNDKPVAVKKLNPMDDVSPDELHVQFYQEIQTLKVLKHENLVDMVGFSCDGQHPCLVYAFMANGSLLDRLACMENSPPLSWRQRCLIADGAARGLEYLHSNHHVHRDVKSANILLNEQFVAKISDFGLTRASAKRTSTTMMTERIVGTRAYMAPEALRGEITPKSDVFSFGVVLLEILSGLPPASENQEPQFLMEFIYDIDDEDEELTLKDFMDKKMSDWELNQVETTYSLAHNCLNDRKNKRPVIKQVLSELKGVVKSLSVDYQL, encoded by the exons ATGAACAATCCAGTAACTTCCGCTACCTACATTCGCAGCCTCAGCTATAGTTTACGTCGCAGGCTGTCCGACTTTTTGGACCCTCAGGGCAGGTGGAGAGATGTAATCATGTCGATACGCAATCCCGGCGGGGAGCCGAGGTACTCTCAGCATCACGTGAG GAGATTTGAGGGCCTGCTTGCTCAGGGATGTAGTCCCACAGTGGAGCTGCTGAATGACTGGGGGACCACCAACAGTACAGTGGGGGAACTTGTGGACATTTTGAGGCAACACAAGCTCCTGGCTGCTGCTAGTGTTCTGTTCCCTG TGGAAGAGGTCCTCTCAGTGACGGAGGCACAGCCAGTCCATCCGGTTATAGAAAGTGAGCTTCCAACCAGGttactgacagacagaaagacagatacAACGGCTGTCACCTCCACTCTGCAGGGGCCACAGGCTCGACAGGAACCGCAGAAGCCAGAGGGGCCACAGACTCTACAGGAACCACTGATGCTACAGGAAGGACCAGTTGCAAAGGAGAGCAGTCACCAAACAG CAGGTGGTGGCAGCGGGTTCTCCAGTTTCATGTACAGTGACCTGATGGAGATTACTGGCAATTTTGATGATCGTCCCATGTCAGATGGCGGCAGCAGATTAGGGGAAGGAGGCTTTGGCACTGTGTACAAAGGACTCCTGAATGACAAACCTGTTGCGGTTAAAAAACTCAATCCA ATGGATGACGTTTCACCAGATGAGCTACATGTTCAGTTCTATCAAGAAATCCAGACTCTGAAAGT GTTGAAACATGAAAACTTGGTCGACATGGTCGGATTTTCCTGTGATGGACAGCACCCATGTTTGGTGTATGCCTTCATGGCCAATGGATCTCTGCTGGACCGACTGGCATGCATG gAGAACAGTCCTCCACTGTCCTGGCGACAGAGATGTTTAATAGCTGATGGGGCAGCACGGGGGTTGGAGTACCTGCACAGTAACCATCATGTACACAGAGATGTTAAAAG TGCTAATATCCTGTTGAATGAACAATTTGTGGCGAAGATTTCTGACTTTGGGCTGACAAGAGCATCAGCCAAACGAACATCGACGACCATGATGACAGAGAGGATTGTGGGAACCCGTGCCTACATGGCACCAGAGGCCCTCAGGGGAGAGATCACGCCAAAATCTGATGTCTTCAGCTTTGGAGTG GTGTTGCTAGAAATATTGTCTGGACTCCCCCCAGCCAGTGAAAACCAGGAGCCACAGTTCTTG aTGGAGTTTATATATGACATTGATGATGAAGACGAGGAGCTCACTCTGAAGGACTTCATGGACAAAAAGATGAGCGACTGGGAGCTGAACCAGGTGGAGACGACCTACTCCTTGGCACATAACTGCCtcaatgacaggaaaaacaaacggCCGGTCATCAAACAG GTCCTGTCTGAACTTAAAGGGGTTGTCAAAAGCCTATCAGTGGATTATCAGCTGTAA
- the irak4 gene encoding interleukin-1 receptor-associated kinase 4 isoform X3, whose translation MNNPVTSATYIRSLSYSLRRRLSDFLDPQGRWRDVIMSIRNPGGEPRYSQHHVRGDIERYKRPSICLSFYLSIHPSILAPFHPYFRRFEGLLAQGCSPTVELLNDWGTTNSTVGELVDILRQHKLLAAASVLFPVEEVLSVTEAQPVHPVIESELPTRLLTDRKTDTTAVTSTLQGPQARQEPQKPEGPQTLQEPLMLQEGPVAKESSHQTAGGGSGFSSFMYSDLMEITGNFDDRPMSDGGSRLGEGGFGTVYKGLLNDKPVAVKKLNPMDDVSPDELHVQFYQEIQTLKVLKHENLVDMVGFSCDGQHPCLVYAFMANGSLLDRLACMENSPPLSWRQRCLIADGAARGLEYLHSNHHVHRDVKSANILLNEQFVAKISDFGLTRASAKRTSTTMMTERIVGTRAYMAPEALRGEITPKSDVFSFGVVLLEILSGLPPASENQEPQFLMEFIYDIDDEDEELTLKDFMDKKMSDWELNQVETTYSLAHNCLNDRKNKRPVIKQVVG comes from the exons ATGAACAATCCAGTAACTTCCGCTACCTACATTCGCAGCCTCAGCTATAGTTTACGTCGCAGGCTGTCCGACTTTTTGGACCCTCAGGGCAGGTGGAGAGATGTAATCATGTCGATACGCAATCCCGGCGGGGAGCCGAGGTACTCTCAGCATCACGTGAG agGAGACATAGAAAGATATAAAAGaccatctatctgtctatctttctatctctccatccatccatccatccttgcACCCTTCCATCCTTACTTCAGGAGATTTGAGGGCCTGCTTGCTCAGGGATGTAGTCCCACAGTGGAGCTGCTGAATGACTGGGGGACCACCAACAGTACAGTGGGGGAACTTGTGGACATTTTGAGGCAACACAAGCTCCTGGCTGCTGCTAGTGTTCTGTTCCCTG TGGAAGAGGTCCTCTCAGTGACGGAGGCACAGCCAGTCCATCCGGTTATAGAAAGTGAGCTTCCAACCAGGttactgacagacagaaagacagatacAACGGCTGTCACCTCCACTCTGCAGGGGCCACAGGCTCGACAGGAACCGCAGAAGCCAGAGGGGCCACAGACTCTACAGGAACCACTGATGCTACAGGAAGGACCAGTTGCAAAGGAGAGCAGTCACCAAACAG CAGGTGGTGGCAGCGGGTTCTCCAGTTTCATGTACAGTGACCTGATGGAGATTACTGGCAATTTTGATGATCGTCCCATGTCAGATGGCGGCAGCAGATTAGGGGAAGGAGGCTTTGGCACTGTGTACAAAGGACTCCTGAATGACAAACCTGTTGCGGTTAAAAAACTCAATCCA ATGGATGACGTTTCACCAGATGAGCTACATGTTCAGTTCTATCAAGAAATCCAGACTCTGAAAGT GTTGAAACATGAAAACTTGGTCGACATGGTCGGATTTTCCTGTGATGGACAGCACCCATGTTTGGTGTATGCCTTCATGGCCAATGGATCTCTGCTGGACCGACTGGCATGCATG gAGAACAGTCCTCCACTGTCCTGGCGACAGAGATGTTTAATAGCTGATGGGGCAGCACGGGGGTTGGAGTACCTGCACAGTAACCATCATGTACACAGAGATGTTAAAAG TGCTAATATCCTGTTGAATGAACAATTTGTGGCGAAGATTTCTGACTTTGGGCTGACAAGAGCATCAGCCAAACGAACATCGACGACCATGATGACAGAGAGGATTGTGGGAACCCGTGCCTACATGGCACCAGAGGCCCTCAGGGGAGAGATCACGCCAAAATCTGATGTCTTCAGCTTTGGAGTG GTGTTGCTAGAAATATTGTCTGGACTCCCCCCAGCCAGTGAAAACCAGGAGCCACAGTTCTTG aTGGAGTTTATATATGACATTGATGATGAAGACGAGGAGCTCACTCTGAAGGACTTCATGGACAAAAAGATGAGCGACTGGGAGCTGAACCAGGTGGAGACGACCTACTCCTTGGCACATAACTGCCtcaatgacaggaaaaacaaacggCCGGTCATCAAACAG
- the irak4 gene encoding interleukin-1 receptor-associated kinase 4 isoform X1, with amino-acid sequence MNNPVTSATYIRSLSYSLRRRLSDFLDPQGRWRDVIMSIRNPGGEPRYSQHHVRGDIERYKRPSICLSFYLSIHPSILAPFHPYFRRFEGLLAQGCSPTVELLNDWGTTNSTVGELVDILRQHKLLAAASVLFPVEEVLSVTEAQPVHPVIESELPTRLLTDRKTDTTAVTSTLQGPQARQEPQKPEGPQTLQEPLMLQEGPVAKESSHQTAGGGSGFSSFMYSDLMEITGNFDDRPMSDGGSRLGEGGFGTVYKGLLNDKPVAVKKLNPMDDVSPDELHVQFYQEIQTLKVLKHENLVDMVGFSCDGQHPCLVYAFMANGSLLDRLACMENSPPLSWRQRCLIADGAARGLEYLHSNHHVHRDVKSANILLNEQFVAKISDFGLTRASAKRTSTTMMTERIVGTRAYMAPEALRGEITPKSDVFSFGVVLLEILSGLPPASENQEPQFLMEFIYDIDDEDEELTLKDFMDKKMSDWELNQVETTYSLAHNCLNDRKNKRPVIKQVLSELKGVVKSLSVDYQL; translated from the exons ATGAACAATCCAGTAACTTCCGCTACCTACATTCGCAGCCTCAGCTATAGTTTACGTCGCAGGCTGTCCGACTTTTTGGACCCTCAGGGCAGGTGGAGAGATGTAATCATGTCGATACGCAATCCCGGCGGGGAGCCGAGGTACTCTCAGCATCACGTGAG agGAGACATAGAAAGATATAAAAGaccatctatctgtctatctttctatctctccatccatccatccatccttgcACCCTTCCATCCTTACTTCAGGAGATTTGAGGGCCTGCTTGCTCAGGGATGTAGTCCCACAGTGGAGCTGCTGAATGACTGGGGGACCACCAACAGTACAGTGGGGGAACTTGTGGACATTTTGAGGCAACACAAGCTCCTGGCTGCTGCTAGTGTTCTGTTCCCTG TGGAAGAGGTCCTCTCAGTGACGGAGGCACAGCCAGTCCATCCGGTTATAGAAAGTGAGCTTCCAACCAGGttactgacagacagaaagacagatacAACGGCTGTCACCTCCACTCTGCAGGGGCCACAGGCTCGACAGGAACCGCAGAAGCCAGAGGGGCCACAGACTCTACAGGAACCACTGATGCTACAGGAAGGACCAGTTGCAAAGGAGAGCAGTCACCAAACAG CAGGTGGTGGCAGCGGGTTCTCCAGTTTCATGTACAGTGACCTGATGGAGATTACTGGCAATTTTGATGATCGTCCCATGTCAGATGGCGGCAGCAGATTAGGGGAAGGAGGCTTTGGCACTGTGTACAAAGGACTCCTGAATGACAAACCTGTTGCGGTTAAAAAACTCAATCCA ATGGATGACGTTTCACCAGATGAGCTACATGTTCAGTTCTATCAAGAAATCCAGACTCTGAAAGT GTTGAAACATGAAAACTTGGTCGACATGGTCGGATTTTCCTGTGATGGACAGCACCCATGTTTGGTGTATGCCTTCATGGCCAATGGATCTCTGCTGGACCGACTGGCATGCATG gAGAACAGTCCTCCACTGTCCTGGCGACAGAGATGTTTAATAGCTGATGGGGCAGCACGGGGGTTGGAGTACCTGCACAGTAACCATCATGTACACAGAGATGTTAAAAG TGCTAATATCCTGTTGAATGAACAATTTGTGGCGAAGATTTCTGACTTTGGGCTGACAAGAGCATCAGCCAAACGAACATCGACGACCATGATGACAGAGAGGATTGTGGGAACCCGTGCCTACATGGCACCAGAGGCCCTCAGGGGAGAGATCACGCCAAAATCTGATGTCTTCAGCTTTGGAGTG GTGTTGCTAGAAATATTGTCTGGACTCCCCCCAGCCAGTGAAAACCAGGAGCCACAGTTCTTG aTGGAGTTTATATATGACATTGATGATGAAGACGAGGAGCTCACTCTGAAGGACTTCATGGACAAAAAGATGAGCGACTGGGAGCTGAACCAGGTGGAGACGACCTACTCCTTGGCACATAACTGCCtcaatgacaggaaaaacaaacggCCGGTCATCAAACAG GTCCTGTCTGAACTTAAAGGGGTTGTCAAAAGCCTATCAGTGGATTATCAGCTGTAA